The Bacillus carboniphilus genome window below encodes:
- the ntdP gene encoding nucleoside tri-diphosphate phosphatase: MAVPHEGEKVQIHSYKHNGNLHRVWDETTVLKGTSNLIIGGNDRTTVTESDGRTWITREPAICYFHAQHWFNIIGMIREDGIYYYCNLSSPFAYDNEALKYIDYDLDIKVYPDMTYTLLDEDEYELHSQKMMYPEVIDHILKRNVDKLVKWIRQRKGPFAPEFIDEWYERYLFYLK, translated from the coding sequence ATGGCGGTTCCTCATGAGGGTGAGAAGGTACAAATTCATAGCTATAAACATAACGGGAATCTACACCGTGTTTGGGATGAAACGACCGTTTTAAAAGGGACAAGCAATCTAATTATTGGGGGAAATGATCGTACAACTGTGACGGAATCTGATGGTAGAACGTGGATTACAAGAGAACCTGCGATTTGTTACTTTCATGCACAGCACTGGTTCAATATCATAGGTATGATTCGAGAAGACGGGATTTATTATTACTGTAACTTAAGTTCGCCATTTGCCTATGATAATGAAGCATTGAAATATATTGACTACGATTTGGATATTAAAGTATACCCTGATATGACGTATACATTGCTTGATGAAGATGAGTACGAATTACATAGTCAAAAAATGATGTACCCTGAGGTCATCGATCATATCCTAAAACGAAATGTAGATAAACTGGTTAAGTGGATTCGCCAAAGAAAAGGACCATTTGCACCTGAATTTATAGACGAATGGTATGAGAGATACTTATTTTATTTAAAATAA
- a CDS encoding YgaB family protein codes for MKMFDELVNNQMKTMDQLLFLQSELERCQKIEAELLLLEEEARLAGVREDIEKMKQELREIQETFEKQTEQVIRYYQEENLKQYSV; via the coding sequence ATGAAGATGTTCGATGAATTGGTGAATAATCAGATGAAGACAATGGACCAGCTGCTTTTTTTACAATCTGAATTAGAACGTTGCCAAAAGATTGAGGCAGAGCTCCTTTTATTAGAAGAAGAAGCACGCTTAGCGGGTGTGAGAGAGGATATAGAAAAAATGAAACAAGAATTGAGGGAGATTCAAGAAACTTTTGAAAAACAAACTGAACAAGTTATTCGATATTACCAAGAAGAAAACTTAAAACAATATTCCGTTTAG
- a CDS encoding gamma-type small acid-soluble spore protein, translated as MAGYIKVVEVITVDQKQQAQASKTNAAEVRKQNAASAGAGKFGTEFASETDAQQVRQQNQQSAAKKAQASGNAGQQQQ; from the coding sequence ATGGCTGGTTACATTAAAGTCGTGGAGGTGATTACAGTGGATCAAAAACAACAAGCACAAGCTTCAAAAACTAATGCAGCAGAAGTAAGAAAGCAAAACGCAGCATCTGCAGGTGCTGGTAAATTCGGTACTGAATTTGCAAGCGAAACTGATGCTCAACAAGTAAGACAACAAAACCAACAATCAGCAGCTAAGAAAGCTCAAGCTTCTGGTAATGCTGGTCAACAACAACAGTAA
- the mutY gene encoding A/G-specific adenine glycosylase, producing MTTTIEKSLNDFQIEKFQKALVSWFHQEKRDLPWRRTEDPFRIWVSEIMLQQTRVDTVIPYYERFIDKFPTLHDFANAKEDEILKAWEGLGYYSRVRNLQTAVREVAEKYNGNVPEDPKQFQSLKGVGPYTAGAVMSIAFRKPEPAVDGNVMRVFSRVFSIEEDIAKPKTRKTFEGLVREVIDHEDPSGFNQGIMELGALICTPQSPSCLLCPVRDYCKGFHEGKEKILPIKNTKKSSTKKKWMSALVLTNDGQIVVQKRPETGLLASMWQFPMIEKGKNGDLDAFRSWLKEELNLEIEHMEPLTTVKHVFSHVEWEIDAYVVKGSISSVELPYQIMTEKQMSEYAFPVPFQKMWKAFKETH from the coding sequence ATGACCACAACCATTGAAAAATCATTGAATGACTTTCAAATAGAAAAGTTTCAAAAAGCACTCGTTTCTTGGTTCCATCAAGAAAAACGAGACTTACCATGGAGAAGAACAGAAGATCCATTCAGAATCTGGGTTTCAGAAATTATGCTCCAGCAAACAAGGGTAGACACTGTCATCCCATACTATGAACGATTTATTGATAAGTTTCCTACTCTGCACGACTTTGCAAATGCAAAGGAAGATGAAATTTTAAAAGCCTGGGAAGGGTTAGGGTACTACTCGAGAGTTCGAAACCTCCAAACCGCTGTTAGAGAAGTAGCAGAAAAGTATAATGGAAACGTTCCGGAAGACCCCAAACAATTTCAATCCTTAAAAGGGGTCGGTCCATATACGGCTGGAGCTGTTATGAGTATTGCTTTTCGGAAACCAGAGCCTGCGGTGGATGGAAACGTCATGAGGGTATTCTCACGTGTCTTTTCGATTGAAGAAGATATCGCAAAACCGAAGACAAGAAAAACCTTTGAAGGGCTTGTTCGGGAGGTAATTGACCACGAAGACCCATCTGGTTTTAACCAGGGGATTATGGAGTTAGGGGCTTTGATTTGTACCCCTCAATCTCCGTCGTGTCTGCTTTGTCCGGTCCGTGATTACTGTAAAGGATTCCATGAAGGAAAAGAAAAAATTCTTCCGATAAAAAATACAAAAAAATCCTCAACCAAAAAGAAATGGATGTCTGCACTAGTGTTAACAAATGATGGGCAGATCGTAGTTCAAAAGCGTCCGGAAACAGGATTACTTGCTTCGATGTGGCAGTTCCCGATGATAGAAAAAGGAAAGAATGGGGACCTGGATGCGTTTCGAAGTTGGTTAAAGGAGGAACTTAATCTAGAAATAGAACATATGGAACCTTTAACGACAGTCAAACATGTTTTTTCCCATGTTGAATGGGAAATCGACGCCTATGTGGTTAAAGGCTCCATTTCCTCTGTTGAGCTTCCGTACCAAATAATGACGGAAAAACAAATGAGTGAATACGCATTCCCAGTACCTTTTCAAAAGATGTGGAAAGCTTTTAAAGAAACTCACTAA
- a CDS encoding metal-dependent hydrolase, whose protein sequence is MDTGTHIVMGIALGGISTLDPVVANSAPTGTAVLIAAILGSQAPDIDTVLKLKNNATYLKHHRGITHSIPAVLLWPIAITVAMMLFFPEANWFHIWIWTFLAVFLHVFVDIFNAYGTQALRPFSSKWVALGWINTFDPFIFGIHIVGFILWFLGAHPGYTFLAIYGIIVAYYVLRFISQRNIRRTIEKRFPEVTNVIIAPTLRYYQWRVAIMDHDHFYVGRAFKDELIIFDQFERLPFPEEKEHVLSAVQDDPNVSAFLNFSPSYRWEMEEEGDKIEIRFIDLRYRKDGHYPFVAIVHLDWDLNIISSFTGWVYSEEKLQKKLEILPD, encoded by the coding sequence TTGGATACAGGAACACATATAGTGATGGGGATTGCATTAGGTGGTATATCCACGTTAGACCCTGTTGTAGCAAATAGTGCCCCAACGGGAACGGCTGTATTGATTGCCGCAATACTCGGGTCGCAAGCCCCAGATATAGATACTGTTTTAAAATTAAAAAATAATGCAACGTACCTCAAACACCATCGGGGAATTACACATTCCATCCCCGCCGTTTTGTTATGGCCCATTGCGATTACGGTTGCCATGATGCTTTTCTTCCCTGAAGCGAATTGGTTTCATATTTGGATTTGGACATTTCTTGCTGTTTTCCTTCATGTATTTGTCGACATTTTCAACGCTTATGGGACTCAGGCATTACGCCCTTTTTCGTCGAAATGGGTCGCATTAGGTTGGATTAACACGTTTGATCCGTTTATTTTTGGTATTCATATTGTCGGTTTTATTCTTTGGTTTTTAGGCGCCCATCCTGGTTACACATTTTTAGCGATTTATGGAATCATAGTGGCGTACTATGTATTACGGTTTATATCACAACGAAACATCAGACGAACCATTGAAAAAAGATTTCCAGAAGTAACGAATGTCATTATTGCACCCACTCTCCGCTATTATCAATGGCGGGTAGCCATCATGGATCATGACCACTTCTATGTAGGTAGAGCATTTAAAGATGAACTGATTATTTTTGATCAGTTTGAAAGACTGCCTTTCCCGGAAGAAAAAGAGCATGTCCTGTCAGCAGTTCAAGATGATCCGAATGTGTCAGCCTTCTTAAACTTCTCCCCTTCTTATCGATGGGAAATGGAGGAGGAAGGCGATAAGATTGAAATTCGGTTTATTGACCTTCGTTATCGAAAAGATGGGCATTATCCTTTTGTCGCAATCGTCCATCTAGACTGGGATTTGAATATTATTTCCTCTTTTACAGGTTGGGTGTACAGCGAAGAAAAGCTCCAGAAAAAACTGGAGATTCTTCCTGATTAA
- a CDS encoding small, acid-soluble spore protein K: MVRNKEKGFPIVNGIKLEGEPRAKAEYASKRADGSINTHPQERMRASNHREDDSARS; encoded by the coding sequence ATGGTACGCAACAAGGAAAAAGGATTTCCAATCGTAAATGGAATCAAACTCGAAGGCGAGCCTCGTGCCAAAGCTGAGTATGCCTCTAAACGAGCAGACGGATCGATCAACACACATCCACAAGAGCGAATGAGAGCTTCTAACCACCGGGAAGACGATTCAGCACGTTCTTAA
- a CDS encoding YpzG family protein has product MGNMKNNFYSNVYKSPFEQANTRKKHLWSQVKGETQQTQNQIILEHQTRKQS; this is encoded by the coding sequence ATGGGAAACATGAAAAATAACTTCTACAGCAATGTGTATAAGAGTCCGTTCGAGCAAGCTAACACAAGAAAAAAGCACTTGTGGTCTCAGGTTAAAGGGGAAACCCAGCAAACCCAAAACCAAATCATTTTGGAGCATCAGACAAGAAAACAATCTTAG
- a CDS encoding YfhH family protein, whose translation MESEKRYSQLSKVELEQEIAQLREKARKAEQMGMVNEYAVLERKAVMAEAYIRDPKDFKKGEIYEIHGDPGQYFKIDYLNGVFAWGYRLNGDGSQEALPISLLLNNKK comes from the coding sequence TTGGAGTCTGAAAAAAGATATAGCCAACTAAGTAAAGTTGAATTAGAACAAGAAATTGCTCAATTAAGAGAAAAAGCAAGAAAAGCTGAACAAATGGGAATGGTGAACGAATATGCTGTTCTCGAGAGAAAGGCTGTTATGGCAGAAGCTTATATTAGAGACCCAAAGGATTTTAAAAAAGGGGAAATTTATGAGATCCACGGAGACCCTGGTCAATATTTTAAAATTGATTACTTAAACGGAGTCTTTGCATGGGGATATCGATTGAATGGAGACGGAAGTCAGGAAGCTCTTCCGATTTCACTATTACTGAATAATAAAAAGTAA
- a CDS encoding SDR family NAD(P)-dependent oxidoreductase, with the protein MRAVLITGGGTGLGKELAHLFARQSFKVLLCGRKEEPLMEVKAEIEKLGGTADAFTLDVTNYEEMKSTLNQIRMENLEIIVNNAGIGIFGSFENMPLSQFEDMMRVNYFGPLYLCKMVIPHLLKKNKGIIINIISTAGLHGKANEAGYCASKFALRGLGESLQKEYEGRLRVVNVFMGGMNTPFWEDSTHVSDPSQLMNPRDIAELIFTQYEHKEEVKIERKKP; encoded by the coding sequence TTGAGGGCAGTTCTCATAACAGGAGGTGGAACCGGATTAGGTAAAGAATTAGCCCATTTATTTGCAAGGCAAAGCTTTAAGGTTTTGCTTTGTGGAAGAAAAGAAGAACCTTTAATGGAAGTAAAAGCAGAAATCGAAAAGCTAGGTGGAACGGCCGATGCTTTCACTTTAGATGTAACCAACTATGAAGAAATGAAAAGTACACTTAATCAAATTCGGATGGAAAACCTCGAGATTATTGTGAATAATGCAGGGATTGGCATATTTGGTTCGTTTGAAAATATGCCCCTCTCTCAATTTGAAGATATGATGAGAGTGAATTACTTTGGTCCCCTCTATCTTTGTAAAATGGTCATTCCACATTTGCTAAAGAAAAATAAGGGAATCATTATCAACATCATATCCACAGCTGGACTGCATGGAAAAGCAAACGAAGCAGGATATTGTGCAAGTAAATTTGCTCTCAGAGGGTTAGGTGAAAGTCTTCAAAAAGAATATGAAGGAAGGTTGCGAGTGGTCAATGTCTTTATGGGTGGTATGAACACACCTTTTTGGGAGGATAGTACCCATGTTTCAGACCCTAGTCAGTTAATGAACCCTCGTGACATTGCAGAACTTATTTTTACACAATATGAACATAAAGAAGAAGTAAAAATCGAAAGGAAGAAGCCTTAA
- the recX gene encoding recombination regulator RecX has translation MIVSKITPQKKNKNRYNIYILQGQREEYAFSVDEYVLASFQLKKGRELTEFDIQEIQFADHIRKGIHLAANYLTARMRSKEEVRQYLIQKEIEEAVLDEVLHHLEEYGYIRDDEFAVAFVKTYIETSDKGPSWIDARLKEKGISAPNREQALLFFTEERAIDKAIQLVGKWGNSLKKYSTTEKKQKLFDKLMQKGFPASVISIALEEAEWGPDEDEEWNAIQKQGEKAWNRHGGDIMKVKQFLFRKGFEIDLIERFINEKREEA, from the coding sequence ATGATTGTTTCAAAAATTACCCCACAAAAGAAAAATAAAAATCGTTATAATATATATATTTTACAAGGACAAAGAGAAGAGTATGCCTTTAGTGTGGATGAATATGTGTTGGCCTCTTTTCAACTAAAAAAGGGGAGAGAGCTAACTGAGTTTGATATCCAGGAAATTCAGTTTGCTGATCATATACGAAAAGGGATTCATTTAGCTGCTAATTATCTGACTGCAAGAATGAGAAGCAAAGAAGAAGTGAGGCAATATTTAATACAAAAAGAAATTGAAGAAGCTGTCCTGGATGAAGTGTTACATCATCTCGAGGAGTATGGATACATAAGGGACGATGAGTTTGCGGTAGCTTTTGTCAAAACCTATATAGAAACAAGCGATAAAGGACCAAGTTGGATTGATGCTAGATTAAAGGAAAAAGGAATTTCAGCTCCAAACCGGGAACAAGCCCTTCTATTTTTTACAGAAGAAAGAGCCATTGATAAAGCCATTCAGCTCGTTGGTAAATGGGGAAATAGTTTAAAAAAGTATTCCACAACCGAAAAAAAGCAGAAGCTATTTGATAAGCTCATGCAAAAAGGGTTCCCTGCTTCCGTGATTTCAATCGCACTTGAAGAGGCCGAGTGGGGACCAGATGAAGATGAGGAATGGAATGCTATTCAAAAACAAGGAGAAAAAGCTTGGAACCGGCATGGCGGAGATATCATGAAAGTAAAACAGTTCTTGTTCCGAAAAGGGTTTGAAATAGATTTAATAGAACGCTTTATCAACGAAAAAAGGGAAGAGGCTTAA
- a CDS encoding DUF1731 domain-containing protein: MIDHPDISGPVNITSPGPVQMKAFGKTLGSVLRKPHWMPTPGFALKAALGEKSILVLEGQKVLPKKLLSAGFEFQYSRLEEALEQIFSS, translated from the coding sequence ATGATTGATCATCCTGATATCTCTGGTCCGGTTAATATAACGTCTCCAGGTCCTGTACAAATGAAGGCATTCGGAAAAACCCTAGGATCTGTTTTACGAAAACCTCACTGGATGCCAACGCCAGGCTTTGCTTTAAAAGCAGCACTTGGGGAAAAGAGTATTCTGGTCTTGGAAGGACAAAAAGTCTTGCCTAAAAAACTGTTATCAGCTGGATTTGAGTTCCAGTATTCTCGTCTTGAAGAAGCTTTAGAGCAAATTTTTTCCTCATAA
- a CDS encoding YfhE family protein, whose protein sequence is MKKEKREKMRSTLSSMQEVRYQRDFKLADRAAGAEVHKKRD, encoded by the coding sequence ATGAAAAAAGAGAAACGTGAAAAAATGAGAAGCACATTGTCAAGTATGCAAGAGGTTAGGTACCAAAGGGATTTTAAATTAGCAGATCGCGCAGCTGGTGCTGAGGTACATAAGAAAAGAGACTAA
- a CDS encoding YfhD family protein — translation MGRGQTHRKNRDKNTNSLPQTPANLKRPAVEYNEEFADAADLEAQARANAANQRVKMKQHKDLNK, via the coding sequence ATGGGCAGAGGACAAACACACCGTAAAAATCGTGATAAAAATACGAATTCATTACCTCAAACACCTGCTAATTTAAAACGACCAGCTGTTGAATACAATGAGGAATTCGCTGACGCCGCTGATTTAGAAGCTCAAGCTCGAGCTAACGCTGCAAACCAGCGCGTAAAAATGAAGCAGCATAAAGATTTAAACAAATAG
- a CDS encoding MMPL family transporter, with amino-acid sequence MENSYVKWVVGKKSKWITILVWIALATVLNFVFPQANQQVNDSAGNFDELKASTEASNLIEEEFPNESGVPALIVWNKELGLGDEEIQQIRSVVQDLSENPLPDQKMIPPLHTIPEEVLMGQVSENGKTFIMPVFFNDGVDATRLKENVSEMSERAESLIGANPFNEEIDSASLSARVTGPVGILMDATDLFSSGDFSLTIITFILVLTVLLIIYRSPILALIPLIGVGFAYSIISPVLGALGENGVITFDSQGISIMTVLLFGAGTDYCLFLISRFRSYLKVNRESSTALKEATKDKSGAIAMSALTTISALSFLLLADFGPIERFSIPFVLAIFVVALSSLTLVPAILAVLGRVSFFPFIPMPQEMMEQKAMEKGKSLPKQQDKVKLSEKINSFVVDRAKTVTIATTIVLVGLAAFTFQIKYTYDTLSSFPEDMASSEGFQLIENSFNAGQLAPITLAIDTEGKEVNLQENLSAQDFVGDVTEPVPGQNNANIHMYSIELTMNPYSNEAMDVIPELREIVSTALANSGISDTEKKVWIAGQTAEQYDIRETSSRDASILVPLIIIIIALLVLGYLRSITAMIYLMATVVVSYFSALGLGWIIIHYVMGADAIQGFIPLYAFIFLGALGVDYNILMKSSIWKKARYMPLKKAIKEGANETGGVINSAGVILAGTFAVLATLPIQILVHFGIITAVGVLIDTFIVRPFLVPAITAWFGKKAFWPGKYEEIKESESDSSKQIKGEM; translated from the coding sequence ATGGAAAACTCCTATGTGAAATGGGTTGTGGGTAAAAAAAGTAAATGGATTACGATATTAGTATGGATCGCATTAGCAACCGTTTTAAATTTCGTATTCCCACAAGCAAATCAACAAGTAAACGACAGCGCTGGTAATTTTGATGAATTGAAAGCATCAACGGAAGCATCAAACCTAATAGAAGAAGAATTTCCAAACGAAAGTGGGGTACCAGCTCTTATTGTTTGGAATAAAGAATTAGGACTCGGAGATGAAGAAATACAACAAATCCGTTCAGTCGTACAAGATTTATCCGAGAACCCACTGCCGGATCAAAAGATGATTCCTCCATTACATACAATCCCTGAAGAAGTGTTGATGGGGCAGGTATCTGAAAACGGCAAAACGTTCATTATGCCAGTCTTTTTTAATGATGGAGTGGATGCGACCAGATTAAAAGAAAATGTTAGTGAAATGAGTGAGCGGGCAGAATCTCTTATTGGGGCGAATCCATTTAATGAAGAAATTGACTCAGCAAGCTTAAGTGCTAGAGTGACAGGACCGGTTGGTATCTTGATGGATGCAACAGACCTATTTTCGAGCGGAGACTTTTCTCTAACCATCATCACTTTCATTTTGGTGTTGACGGTTCTTCTCATCATTTATCGATCACCAATCCTTGCACTTATACCTTTAATCGGTGTAGGTTTTGCCTACTCAATCATTAGTCCGGTTCTAGGAGCTTTAGGGGAAAACGGTGTCATCACATTTGATAGCCAAGGAATATCCATTATGACCGTTCTATTGTTCGGTGCTGGAACTGATTATTGTTTATTCTTAATTTCAAGATTTAGGTCCTATCTGAAAGTAAATCGCGAATCTTCTACAGCTTTAAAAGAAGCCACTAAGGATAAAAGTGGAGCCATCGCGATGAGTGCTCTCACAACCATTTCGGCCTTATCATTTTTATTGTTAGCAGATTTTGGCCCGATTGAGAGATTTAGTATTCCCTTCGTGCTAGCCATTTTTGTTGTGGCTCTATCTAGCTTAACGTTGGTTCCTGCGATTCTAGCAGTACTTGGAAGAGTATCGTTCTTCCCATTTATTCCAATGCCTCAAGAAATGATGGAACAAAAAGCAATGGAAAAAGGGAAGAGTCTCCCTAAGCAGCAAGATAAGGTGAAACTGAGTGAAAAAATAAATTCGTTTGTGGTCGACCGTGCAAAGACAGTAACGATTGCTACAACGATCGTACTAGTTGGCCTAGCAGCATTCACCTTCCAAATAAAATACACATATGATACGCTTTCCTCATTTCCGGAGGATATGGCTTCAAGTGAGGGGTTCCAACTCATTGAAAATTCCTTTAATGCTGGGCAGCTAGCGCCAATAACGCTTGCCATTGATACAGAGGGGAAAGAGGTTAATTTACAAGAAAATCTGAGTGCACAAGACTTTGTAGGGGATGTAACGGAGCCAGTACCTGGCCAAAACAATGCCAACATCCATATGTATAGCATTGAACTGACGATGAATCCGTATTCCAACGAGGCAATGGATGTCATTCCAGAGCTACGTGAAATTGTGTCAACCGCTCTTGCTAATAGTGGTATTAGCGATACAGAAAAGAAAGTTTGGATTGCTGGTCAAACAGCAGAGCAATATGATATCCGAGAAACATCGAGTCGAGACGCCTCCATTTTAGTTCCTTTAATTATTATTATCATCGCTTTGTTAGTGCTTGGTTATCTAAGATCCATTACGGCGATGATTTACCTAATGGCAACAGTGGTTGTAAGTTATTTTTCAGCACTTGGACTTGGCTGGATCATCATTCATTATGTAATGGGGGCAGATGCCATTCAAGGATTTATTCCACTATACGCTTTCATATTCTTGGGGGCACTCGGTGTAGATTACAATATTTTAATGAAATCAAGTATCTGGAAAAAAGCAAGATACATGCCACTTAAAAAGGCTATAAAAGAAGGAGCAAACGAAACGGGTGGGGTGATTAACTCAGCGGGTGTCATCCTTGCAGGAACCTTTGCTGTATTAGCTACTCTCCCTATACAAATTCTTGTCCATTTTGGAATTATAACGGCTGTGGGTGTACTAATAGATACGTTTATTGTGCGTCCATTCCTTGTACCAGCTATTACGGCATGGTTTGGAAAAAAAGCATTTTGGCCAGGGAAGTATGAAGAAATTAAAGAGAGCGAATCGGATTCGAGTAAGCAAATAAAAGGTGAAATGTAG